The following are encoded together in the Salmonella enterica subsp. enterica serovar Choleraesuis genome:
- the metG gene encoding methionine--tRNA ligase has protein sequence MAQDAKNILVTCALPYANGSIHLGHMLEHIQADVWVRYQRMRGHNVNFICADDAHGTPIMLKAQQLGITPEAMIEEMSREHQHDFAGFDISYDNYHSTHSEENRELSELIYGRLKENGFIKTRIISQLYDPEKGMFLPDRFVKGTCPKCKSADQYGDNCEVCGATYSPTELIEPKSVVSGATPVLRESEHFFFDLPSFSEMLNAWTRSGALQEQVANKMQEWFDSGLQQWDISRDAPYFGFEIPGAPGKYFYVWLDAPIGYMGSFKNLCSKRSDLNFDDWWKKDSDSELYHFIGKDIVYFHSLFWPAMLEGSGFRKPTNLFVHGYVTVNGAKMSKSRGTFIKASTWLKHLDADSLRYYYTAKLSSRIDDIDLNLEDFIARVNADIVNKVVNLASRNAGFIAKRFDGQLAAEVADPALYQSFIDAAQSIGEAWDSREFGRAIREIMAMADVANRYVDEQAPWVVAKQEGRDADLQAICSMGINLFRILMTWLKPVLPGLTQRAEAFLNTTLEWDAIAQPLVNHKVNTFKALYNRIDSKQIEALIEASKEEVKAAAAPVTGPLADDPIQETITFDDFAKVDMRIALIENAEFVEGSDKLLRLTLDIGGEKRNVFSGIRSAYPDPQALIGRLTVMVANLAPRKMRFGISEGMVMAAGPGGKDIFLLSPDSGAQPGQQVK, from the coding sequence ATGGCTCAAGACGCGAAAAACATTCTGGTAACCTGTGCCCTTCCTTATGCTAATGGCTCAATTCACCTTGGTCACATGCTGGAGCATATCCAGGCTGATGTCTGGGTACGTTACCAACGAATGCGCGGCCACAACGTGAACTTTATCTGTGCTGACGACGCCCATGGCACCCCGATTATGCTGAAAGCTCAGCAGCTGGGAATTACGCCTGAGGCGATGATTGAAGAGATGAGCCGCGAGCATCAGCATGATTTCGCTGGCTTTGATATCAGCTACGATAACTATCACTCAACCCATAGTGAAGAGAACCGCGAACTGTCGGAGCTTATCTATGGGCGCTTGAAAGAAAACGGCTTTATCAAAACCCGCATTATCTCCCAGCTGTACGATCCGGAAAAAGGCATGTTCCTGCCGGACCGTTTCGTCAAAGGCACCTGCCCGAAATGTAAATCTGCGGATCAATACGGCGATAACTGCGAAGTCTGCGGCGCGACCTACAGCCCGACAGAACTTATCGAACCTAAATCGGTAGTTTCTGGTGCAACTCCGGTGCTGCGTGAATCTGAGCACTTCTTCTTTGACCTGCCTTCTTTCAGTGAAATGCTGAATGCCTGGACCCGTTCCGGCGCGCTTCAGGAGCAGGTGGCGAACAAAATGCAGGAGTGGTTTGACTCCGGCCTGCAACAGTGGGATATCTCTCGCGATGCGCCATACTTTGGCTTTGAAATTCCGGGCGCTCCTGGCAAATACTTCTACGTATGGCTGGATGCGCCTATCGGCTACATGGGTTCATTTAAAAACCTGTGCAGCAAACGCAGCGATCTGAACTTTGACGACTGGTGGAAGAAAGATTCCGATAGCGAGCTTTACCACTTCATCGGTAAAGATATCGTCTATTTCCATAGCCTGTTCTGGCCTGCGATGCTGGAAGGCAGCGGTTTCCGCAAGCCAACTAACCTGTTCGTACACGGTTATGTGACGGTTAACGGCGCTAAAATGTCGAAATCACGCGGCACCTTTATTAAAGCCAGCACCTGGCTGAAACATCTGGATGCCGACAGCCTGCGTTATTACTACACAGCCAAGCTTTCTTCGCGCATTGATGACATCGACCTTAACCTGGAAGACTTCATTGCCCGCGTAAACGCGGATATCGTGAATAAAGTGGTTAACCTGGCCTCTCGTAACGCCGGTTTTATCGCCAAACGCTTTGATGGCCAGCTGGCTGCTGAAGTTGCCGATCCAGCTCTGTATCAATCCTTTATCGACGCCGCGCAGAGTATTGGCGAAGCGTGGGACAGCCGCGAATTTGGCCGCGCTATTCGTGAGATCATGGCAATGGCCGATGTGGCTAACCGCTATGTTGACGAGCAGGCTCCGTGGGTTGTGGCGAAACAGGAAGGCCGCGATGCCGACCTGCAGGCCATCTGCTCTATGGGTATTAACCTGTTCCGTATCCTGATGACATGGCTCAAGCCGGTACTGCCAGGGCTGACCCAGCGTGCGGAAGCATTCCTGAATACAACCCTGGAATGGGATGCGATTGCTCAGCCGCTGGTTAATCACAAAGTGAATACCTTTAAGGCGCTGTATAACCGTATCGACAGCAAACAGATTGAAGCATTGATTGAAGCCTCAAAAGAAGAAGTGAAAGCCGCCGCGGCACCGGTAACTGGCCCTCTGGCTGATGATCCGATTCAGGAAACTATCACTTTTGACGACTTTGCCAAGGTAGATATGCGCATTGCGCTTATCGAAAACGCTGAGTTTGTTGAAGGCTCCGATAAACTGCTGCGTCTGACGCTGGATATCGGCGGTGAGAAACGTAATGTGTTCTCAGGCATCCGCTCTGCTTATCCAGATCCTCAGGCGCTAATTGGCCGCCTGACCGTAATGGTTGCTAACCTGGCTCCGCGTAAAATGCGCTTCGGTATCTCAGAAGGCATGGTAATGGCGGCAGGTCCTGGCGGTAAGGATATCTTCCTGCTTAGCCCGGACAGCGGCGCGCAGCCTGGTCAACAGGTAAAATAA
- the mrp gene encoding iron-sulfur cluster carrier protein, with protein MSPQSPAISPEALRAMISGTLANFQHPTLRHNLTALKALHHVALMDNTVHIELTMPFAWNSGFEDLKKQCSSEILRLTGAAAVDWKLSYQIATLKRVKNQPGINGVKNIIAVSSGKGGVGKSSTAVNMALALAAEGAKVGILDADIYGPSIPTMLGTENERPTSPDGTHMAPIMVHGMATNSIGYLVTDDNAMVWRGPMASKALLQLLQETMWPDLDYLVLDMPPGTGDIQLTLAQNIPVTGAVVVTTPQDVALIDARKGIVMFEKVEVPVLGVVENMSMHICSNCGHHEPIFGTGGAEKLVEKYHTELLAQMPLHISLREDLDNGTPTVVARPDSEFTTMYRRLAGRVAAQAYWQGEVIPGEIAFRAV; from the coding sequence ATGAGTCCTCAGTCCCCGGCCATATCTCCGGAAGCGCTGCGCGCGATGATTTCCGGGACGCTGGCCAATTTTCAGCACCCTACGCTGCGACACAATCTCACGGCCTTAAAAGCGCTGCACCACGTAGCGCTGATGGATAACACGGTTCATATCGAGTTAACCATGCCATTTGCCTGGAACAGCGGCTTCGAAGACCTTAAAAAACAGTGCAGTAGCGAAATTCTGCGTCTGACCGGTGCCGCGGCGGTCGACTGGAAACTGAGCTACCAAATCGCCACCCTGAAGCGAGTTAAGAACCAGCCTGGCATTAACGGAGTGAAAAACATTATCGCCGTTAGCTCCGGCAAGGGCGGCGTGGGCAAGTCATCCACTGCCGTCAATATGGCGCTGGCTCTGGCAGCCGAAGGCGCGAAAGTAGGCATTCTCGATGCCGATATCTATGGCCCGTCGATTCCTACTATGTTGGGGACCGAAAACGAGCGCCCAACCTCGCCTGATGGTACGCATATGGCGCCAATTATGGTTCATGGCATGGCGACCAACTCTATCGGTTATCTGGTTACGGATGATAATGCGATGGTGTGGCGCGGCCCGATGGCCAGCAAAGCGCTGCTGCAACTGCTGCAGGAAACCATGTGGCCTGATTTAGATTACCTGGTACTGGACATGCCTCCCGGCACTGGCGATATCCAACTGACGCTTGCGCAAAACATCCCGGTTACCGGGGCCGTTGTGGTGACCACGCCGCAGGACGTTGCACTTATCGACGCCCGTAAAGGCATCGTGATGTTTGAGAAAGTGGAAGTGCCGGTACTGGGAGTGGTGGAAAACATGAGCATGCATATTTGCAGCAACTGTGGCCACCATGAGCCGATTTTCGGCACCGGAGGTGCTGAAAAGCTGGTGGAAAAATATCATACCGAATTGCTGGCTCAGATGCCGCTGCATATTTCTCTGCGCGAAGATCTGGATAACGGCACGCCGACGGTAGTTGCGCGTCCAGACAGCGAGTTCACCACAATGTATCGTCGGCTTGCTGGTCGGGTTGCGGCCCAGGCCTATTGGCAGGGTGAAGTTATCCCTGGTGAAATAGCCTTCCGCGCGGTGTAA
- the pchP gene encoding phosphorylcholine phosphatase, translating to MCSINKITMVTGFLISIFSTNVLADTSPLAHWPKEQAQKITQLVNEHANQGEYAVFDMDNTTYKNDLEESLIPFMENRGILIRDKLPPELKLIPFNDSLGEPESLYSYYHRLCALDELICYPWAAQVFAGFTLNELSEQVHALMALNGAPIPVKYISAGHLVAGTVNGPQPVKGMQELFAFLTANGIDVWIMSAAHEELVRMVASDPRYGYNVKPEHVLGVNTLLRSPVSGELTTARKQIRAGTYQPDKNGNLVVTSFLVNPMTWFEGKYGTILGYISQWRKPILAGGDTPYSDTYMLLNAVDTKKGGMRLWISRRPATLVKLESLQQQAVGAQKTLGQEVNADSNWVIVSQQELMEH from the coding sequence ATGTGTTCGATAAATAAAATCACGATGGTGACAGGTTTTCTTATTTCAATATTTAGCACCAACGTGCTGGCAGATACATCGCCGTTGGCGCACTGGCCAAAAGAGCAGGCTCAAAAAATTACTCAGCTGGTGAACGAGCATGCGAACCAGGGAGAATATGCGGTGTTTGATATGGATAACACCACTTATAAAAATGATCTGGAAGAGTCGCTGATTCCCTTTATGGAAAATCGCGGAATTTTAATCCGAGATAAATTGCCACCAGAATTAAAGCTTATTCCTTTTAACGATAGTCTGGGTGAGCCAGAAAGTTTATATAGCTATTATCATCGTCTTTGTGCCCTTGATGAGCTCATTTGTTATCCGTGGGCGGCGCAGGTATTTGCTGGTTTTACTCTCAATGAATTATCCGAGCAGGTTCATGCGTTGATGGCGCTAAATGGCGCGCCAATCCCGGTTAAATATATTAGTGCTGGCCACCTTGTGGCTGGAACGGTAAACGGTCCGCAGCCGGTAAAAGGAATGCAGGAGCTTTTTGCGTTCTTAACCGCAAATGGCATCGATGTCTGGATAATGAGCGCCGCACATGAAGAGCTGGTACGGATGGTGGCAAGCGATCCGCGCTATGGATATAACGTGAAGCCTGAGCATGTGCTGGGGGTAAATACGCTGCTACGCTCACCGGTTAGCGGTGAGCTGACCACCGCACGTAAGCAAATCCGGGCCGGTACTTATCAGCCAGATAAGAATGGCAACCTTGTTGTTACCAGTTTTTTGGTCAATCCAATGACCTGGTTTGAAGGGAAATATGGCACCATCCTTGGCTATATATCCCAGTGGCGCAAGCCGATCCTGGCCGGTGGAGACACGCCTTATTCAGATACCTACATGCTGCTTAATGCGGTTGATACTAAAAAAGGCGGCATGAGGCTATGGATAAGCCGCCGTCCCGCGACGCTGGTTAAGCTAGAAAGCCTGCAACAGCAGGCCGTTGGTGCCCAGAAAACCCTGGGGCAAGAAGTTAATGCCGATAGCAACTGGGTCATTGTGTCTCAGCAAGAGCTGATGGAGCACTGA
- a CDS encoding UPF0261 protein, which translates to MSSAIKAVYIVTTVDTKGRELDYIRNKINQRGMKTVTVDLSTQPHQASTSVDISASEVASWHPEGIEAVFCGDRGRAISAMAQAFTRFMLSRSDAAALLGLGGSGGTALITPAMQALPLGIAKLMVSTMASGNTAPYVGSSDIAMLYSVADVAGLNRISRKVLTNAANQITGAVLFTGPDETDTQPAIGLSMFGVTTPCVLQASAELEDEFDCLVFHATGSGGDAMEKLAAGRLLDGMLDFTLTEIADLLFGGVLPCSPQRLDVVAETGLPWVGACGALDMVNFPERSKVPECFQQRLLLEHNAQVTLMRTTPEENAQMGRWIAEKLNRCRGEVRFLIPLGGFSALDAPGQPFWSPEADTAFICALEQHLIQTPTRCICRLDCHINSPEFAHAAVGIFKDIAQPTGESHVFSQTQSAS; encoded by the coding sequence ATGAGTTCGGCCATCAAAGCGGTGTACATCGTCACAACCGTCGATACCAAGGGGCGGGAACTAGACTACATTCGCAATAAAATTAATCAGCGCGGCATGAAAACTGTCACGGTTGATCTCTCCACTCAGCCTCATCAGGCCAGCACCAGCGTAGATATCAGCGCCAGCGAGGTTGCCTCCTGGCATCCAGAAGGAATTGAAGCCGTATTTTGCGGCGATCGCGGCCGGGCCATTAGCGCTATGGCGCAGGCTTTTACGCGCTTTATGCTGTCCCGCAGTGATGCCGCAGCCTTGCTCGGGCTCGGCGGCTCGGGCGGTACGGCATTAATTACTCCGGCTATGCAGGCGCTGCCGCTGGGCATCGCCAAGCTTATGGTTTCCACCATGGCCAGCGGCAATACCGCGCCCTATGTCGGCTCAAGCGATATCGCTATGCTCTATTCCGTAGCTGATGTCGCAGGCCTCAATCGAATCTCACGCAAAGTGCTGACTAATGCCGCTAATCAGATAACCGGGGCAGTACTATTCACCGGCCCTGATGAAACCGACACCCAGCCCGCGATTGGTTTATCGATGTTTGGCGTCACCACGCCTTGCGTATTGCAGGCCTCAGCGGAATTAGAGGATGAATTTGATTGTCTGGTCTTTCATGCCACCGGCAGCGGCGGTGATGCGATGGAAAAACTGGCCGCCGGCAGGCTGCTGGATGGCATGCTGGATTTTACGCTGACCGAAATAGCCGACCTGCTTTTTGGCGGCGTGCTGCCCTGCTCGCCGCAGCGCCTGGATGTCGTTGCCGAAACCGGCCTGCCGTGGGTTGGCGCATGCGGAGCATTAGACATGGTGAATTTCCCGGAGCGCAGCAAAGTGCCGGAGTGTTTTCAGCAACGCCTGCTTTTGGAGCATAACGCCCAGGTTACCCTGATGCGGACAACGCCAGAAGAGAACGCACAAATGGGCCGCTGGATTGCCGAAAAACTCAATCGCTGCCGTGGAGAAGTGCGCTTTTTAATACCTCTTGGCGGTTTTTCGGCGCTGGATGCACCCGGCCAGCCCTTCTGGTCGCCTGAGGCCGATACCGCTTTTATCTGCGCACTAGAACAACATCTGATTCAAACGCCTACACGCTGTATTTGCCGCCTCGACTGCCATATCAACAGCCCGGAGTTTGCCCATGCTGCGGTCGGGATCTTTAAGGATATTGCTCAGCCAACAGGAGAAAGTCATGTATTCAGCCAGACGCAAAGCGCTAGTTAA
- a CDS encoding TetR family transcriptional regulator has protein sequence MNENLTFVSPKQRRTRQAILDMAMQMYSRGLEPTVAEVAGEAGVSRATAYRYFPTQGALVTAMVEQSLGPLMHWQSDEPMVDARIRSLFGHAWPRLFTYEGVLRSALKVSLDQWARTTEGTLHETLTRGNRIRILRRALAPLEEHLSPSSYDNLLKSLAVVYGTEALVVLKDIAGSDNNEVMRITEWMAIALLEKAQRESQSGL, from the coding sequence ATGAACGAAAATCTTACTTTTGTATCACCAAAACAGCGCCGTACCAGGCAGGCAATTCTGGATATGGCGATGCAGATGTATAGTCGCGGGCTGGAGCCAACAGTCGCTGAAGTGGCAGGAGAGGCCGGAGTGTCTCGCGCCACGGCTTATCGATATTTCCCGACTCAAGGGGCGCTGGTGACGGCCATGGTAGAGCAAAGCCTGGGGCCATTAATGCACTGGCAATCGGATGAGCCGATGGTTGATGCCCGTATCCGCTCGTTGTTTGGCCATGCCTGGCCGAGGTTATTTACCTATGAAGGCGTGCTGCGCTCGGCGCTTAAAGTCTCTCTGGATCAATGGGCCAGAACAACCGAAGGCACTCTTCATGAAACTCTGACCAGAGGCAATCGCATCCGAATTTTGAGACGAGCGCTGGCTCCACTGGAAGAGCATTTATCGCCATCCAGCTATGACAACTTGCTGAAATCCCTGGCAGTGGTTTATGGCACCGAGGCGCTGGTGGTACTAAAAGATATTGCCGGTAGCGATAACAATGAAGTAATGCGTATCACCGAATGGATGGCGATAGCGTTGCTGGAGAAAGCCCAGCGTGAGTCACAGTCCGGTTTATAG
- the exuR gene encoding GntR family transcriptional regulator — MGINESGRLYQQIAAELKQRLEQKIYRAGDKLPPERLIAEEMNVSRTVVREAIIMLEVEGYVDVRKGSGIHVIANSPKAHPEASPHLEFTRLGPFELLQARQLIESNIAEFAATQVTRQDIVELVEIQKKAQNEDRYRDSEWDYLFHVQMAKITHNSALITIVENMWSQRLQNPYWIKLHEHVQLESIRSWYDEHELILQALIEKDPQACKRAMWQHLENTKQMLFDATANDFEFNADRFMFAENPVIYLPDAPHAK, encoded by the coding sequence GTGGGTATAAATGAGTCTGGTCGGCTCTATCAGCAAATTGCCGCCGAGCTAAAACAGCGTCTGGAGCAGAAGATTTATCGGGCTGGAGACAAACTCCCCCCCGAACGGCTGATTGCCGAAGAGATGAACGTCAGCCGTACCGTAGTGCGGGAGGCGATTATTATGCTGGAGGTAGAAGGTTACGTTGATGTTCGTAAAGGTTCGGGTATTCACGTTATCGCCAACTCACCCAAAGCCCACCCGGAAGCCAGCCCTCACCTGGAGTTTACCCGCCTCGGGCCGTTTGAATTGCTGCAGGCACGGCAGCTGATTGAAAGTAACATTGCCGAGTTCGCCGCCACTCAGGTTACGCGCCAGGATATCGTCGAGTTGGTGGAAATACAGAAGAAAGCTCAAAACGAAGACCGCTATCGGGATTCGGAATGGGATTATTTGTTTCACGTCCAGATGGCGAAAATTACCCATAACAGCGCGCTGATTACTATCGTAGAAAATATGTGGAGCCAGCGCCTGCAAAACCCATACTGGATTAAGCTTCACGAGCACGTCCAGTTGGAGTCAATTCGCAGCTGGTATGATGAGCATGAACTTATCTTACAAGCGCTTATTGAAAAAGATCCTCAAGCCTGTAAACGCGCCATGTGGCAGCACCTGGAAAATACTAAACAGATGCTTTTTGACGCCACCGCCAACGATTTTGAATTTAACGCCGATCGCTTTATGTTCGCTGAAAATCCGGTTATTTATCTGCCCGATGCGCCACATGCGAAGTAA
- the garP gene encoding MFS transporter, which yields MLTATVVNYLDRTVMSAAAPVIEKDLQLSAEAMGWIMSAFFFSYALFQIPAGFLADRIGQRKTLAASVIWWSLATMATGLARTPFAFISARIVMGVGEAGAYPCNSGITAKWFPDRERGRITALFDSGSKFGTAFAMPVVVWAIATWGWHAAFYICGGLGLLWAIWWLCVYQEPEDHPTISEEELRYIRDGQAKKEGLDKTMPMKWYQLFGYRNVIAMCSGFFMLNYAIFFFITWFPSYLMNERGMSLSEMGFAAMLPPLSGIAGQYLGGWFTDYVYNKTNNLNIARKINLVGGMLLATSISFAGLVESTAVMLGLLCLSYAALAFAASALWCLPGDVAPRNMTSLLGGMQNAVANCGGILGPIVTGYIIASSGSFIPALIVSGCACLAGALIYLFVLKDIKPIEPKKTHL from the coding sequence ATGTTGACGGCAACCGTAGTGAACTACCTCGATCGTACCGTTATGTCTGCCGCTGCGCCGGTTATTGAAAAAGATCTTCAGCTTAGCGCCGAGGCAATGGGCTGGATTATGTCTGCTTTCTTCTTCAGCTATGCGCTGTTTCAGATCCCGGCGGGCTTTCTCGCCGATCGCATCGGCCAGCGTAAAACCCTGGCGGCCTCGGTTATCTGGTGGTCGCTGGCAACAATGGCTACCGGGCTTGCCAGAACGCCATTTGCCTTTATCTCCGCGCGAATTGTGATGGGGGTGGGTGAAGCCGGGGCATATCCTTGTAATAGCGGTATCACCGCTAAATGGTTTCCGGATAGAGAACGTGGGCGAATAACGGCACTGTTCGATAGCGGCTCAAAGTTTGGTACTGCGTTTGCCATGCCGGTTGTGGTGTGGGCGATTGCGACCTGGGGCTGGCACGCCGCTTTTTATATCTGCGGTGGGCTGGGTCTGCTGTGGGCAATTTGGTGGCTATGTGTCTATCAGGAACCGGAAGATCACCCAACTATTAGTGAAGAAGAGTTACGCTATATTCGCGATGGACAGGCCAAAAAAGAAGGCCTGGATAAAACCATGCCGATGAAATGGTACCAACTGTTTGGCTACCGCAATGTTATCGCCATGTGCAGCGGCTTTTTCATGCTTAACTATGCCATCTTCTTCTTTATTACCTGGTTCCCCAGCTATCTGATGAACGAACGCGGCATGAGTCTCTCGGAGATGGGTTTCGCAGCGATGCTGCCGCCACTTTCCGGTATTGCCGGTCAGTACCTGGGCGGCTGGTTTACCGATTATGTTTATAACAAAACCAATAACCTGAACATTGCCCGTAAGATAAACCTGGTCGGCGGCATGCTGCTGGCTACCAGCATCTCCTTTGCCGGTCTGGTTGAATCCACCGCCGTGATGCTTGGGCTATTGTGCCTGTCTTACGCTGCGCTGGCATTTGCCGCCTCGGCGCTGTGGTGCCTGCCGGGCGACGTTGCACCGCGCAATATGACCTCTCTGCTGGGCGGTATGCAGAATGCGGTGGCAAACTGCGGCGGTATCCTTGGCCCTATCGTTACCGGCTATATTATCGCCAGCAGCGGTTCGTTTATTCCAGCGCTGATTGTCTCCGGCTGCGCCTGCCTTGCCGGTGCGCTTATCTATCTGTTCGTGCTGAAAGATATTAAACCAATTGAACCGAAGAAGACCCACTTGTAA
- the uxaA gene encoding altronate hydrolase has protein sequence MQRFIQIHRQDNVAVALCDLTAGESLSVADEPLILKQDIARGHKFALSQIAPQQPVVKYGYPIGHATQEIDRGEHIHSHNLKTSLDSVTDYSYQPQLTKVAPPLADYPVEIYRRANGAVAARNELWIVPTVGCVNGIARQILQRFMRESGDAQDIDGAWLFTHPYGCSQLGQDHENTRQVLQNMVQHPHAGGVLVIGLGCENNQVAAFKATLGEHDEERVAFLVSQQFDDEVEEGVRLMHQLYQAMRHDKRSPGKLSELSFGLECGGSDGFSGITANPLLGLFSDQITAHGGTTVLTEVPEMFGAEQILMSHCQDEETFGKTVTMVNDFKNYFIAHQQPIYENPSPGNKAGGITTLEEKSLGCTQKAGQSPVVDVLPYGARLRRKGLNLLSAPGNDAVATSALAGAGCHMVLFTTGRGTPYGGFVPTVKIATNSDLAARKKHWIDFDAGAVLATGDFTGQLEAFCELLAQIASGRQACNEINDFRELAIFKSGVTL, from the coding sequence ATGCAGCGTTTTATACAAATCCATCGCCAGGATAATGTGGCGGTCGCGCTATGTGATTTAACCGCCGGTGAGTCGTTATCCGTAGCTGATGAGCCGCTTATCCTGAAACAGGACATTGCGCGCGGGCACAAATTTGCTCTCAGTCAGATTGCTCCTCAACAGCCGGTAGTCAAATACGGCTATCCCATCGGGCACGCTACTCAGGAAATTGACCGTGGTGAGCATATCCACAGCCATAACCTGAAAACCAGCCTCGACTCAGTGACTGACTACAGTTATCAACCTCAGCTAACAAAAGTCGCACCGCCGTTGGCTGATTACCCGGTTGAAATTTATCGGCGTGCAAACGGCGCGGTGGCGGCGCGTAATGAACTGTGGATAGTGCCTACCGTAGGTTGCGTTAACGGTATTGCCCGGCAAATTCTCCAGCGCTTTATGCGTGAAAGTGGGGATGCGCAGGATATTGATGGTGCCTGGCTGTTTACCCATCCCTATGGCTGCTCACAGCTGGGTCAGGATCATGAAAATACTCGTCAGGTACTACAAAACATGGTGCAACACCCGCATGCGGGTGGGGTACTGGTGATAGGCCTTGGCTGTGAAAATAACCAGGTTGCGGCTTTTAAAGCGACGCTCGGCGAACATGATGAGGAGCGTGTTGCTTTCCTGGTGAGCCAGCAGTTTGACGATGAAGTAGAAGAGGGCGTGCGCCTGATGCATCAGCTTTATCAGGCGATGCGCCACGATAAACGCTCGCCGGGCAAACTCAGTGAGCTTAGCTTCGGGCTGGAGTGCGGCGGCTCCGATGGCTTTTCTGGCATTACCGCTAACCCGCTACTGGGTCTGTTTTCCGATCAGATAACCGCTCATGGTGGAACCACGGTATTAACCGAAGTTCCAGAGATGTTTGGCGCGGAACAAATACTGATGAGTCATTGCCAGGATGAGGAGACATTCGGTAAAACCGTTACCATGGTGAATGATTTTAAAAACTACTTTATTGCCCACCAACAGCCGATTTATGAGAACCCATCACCGGGCAACAAAGCGGGTGGCATCACCACTCTGGAGGAGAAATCTCTGGGCTGTACCCAGAAGGCTGGCCAAAGCCCGGTAGTTGATGTTTTACCTTACGGAGCACGGCTGCGGCGCAAAGGGCTGAACCTGCTTAGCGCGCCGGGCAATGACGCCGTAGCGACCAGTGCGCTGGCCGGAGCCGGCTGCCATATGGTGCTCTTTACCACTGGGCGGGGAACGCCATACGGCGGCTTTGTTCCGACGGTAAAAATTGCGACTAACAGCGATTTGGCTGCCCGTAAAAAGCATTGGATAGATTTTGACGCCGGAGCGGTGCTGGCTACCGGTGATTTCACCGGCCAGCTGGAAGCTTTCTGTGAACTGCTGGCGCAAATCGCCAGCGGTCGTCAGGCCTGCAATGAGATAAACGACTTCCGCGAGCTGGCTATATTTAAGTCTGGCGTAACGCTGTAG
- a CDS encoding multiple stress resistance protein BhsA codes for MKKLLIVVMSAAVLSASFTAFAAQDVSNPAGLQKIGTVSDASGSLTLNELENKLRIKAEKEGAASYHITSAGGKNTLYGTADIYR; via the coding sequence ATGAAAAAATTACTGATTGTCGTAATGAGCGCGGCCGTACTGTCTGCATCTTTTACCGCTTTTGCCGCACAGGATGTTAGCAACCCCGCCGGTCTGCAAAAAATCGGCACCGTTTCTGACGCCAGCGGCTCACTGACCCTGAACGAGCTGGAAAATAAACTGCGGATCAAAGCAGAAAAAGAAGGGGCGGCTTCATACCACATCACATCAGCCGGAGGTAAAAATACGCTGTACGGTACTGCTGATATTTATCGTTGA
- a CDS encoding alpha/beta hydrolase: MKLKKWVNLALLGGVIALGSGVMPAMAKTETVVLVHGAFADGSSWNAVISELQKKHLDVIAVQIPLTSLKDDVAATKRAIEQAHGDVLLVGHSWGGTVITEAGNNPKVKSLVYIAAFAPAAGQSTSELASSFPAPPGSAGIAKTPAGYLYLPEKAVKEDFAQDVPSETQRLITVTQGPIKASAFDEKITQPAWKTKPVWYLVSSEDRMINPDLERSMAKSVNAKIEEVKASHVSMISQPDSVAKIILQAADGKAPKS; this comes from the coding sequence ATGAAATTAAAAAAATGGGTTAATTTAGCGCTGCTGGGCGGCGTAATAGCGCTCGGATCCGGCGTGATGCCAGCAATGGCTAAAACTGAAACCGTTGTGTTAGTTCACGGCGCGTTTGCCGATGGCAGCAGCTGGAATGCAGTTATCAGCGAGCTCCAGAAAAAACACCTGGATGTTATTGCGGTGCAGATCCCGCTGACCTCTCTTAAAGATGATGTTGCTGCCACAAAGCGCGCTATCGAGCAGGCTCACGGTGACGTGCTGCTGGTAGGGCACTCCTGGGGCGGAACGGTAATTACCGAGGCGGGCAATAACCCCAAAGTTAAATCACTGGTTTATATCGCCGCCTTTGCGCCAGCGGCCGGGCAGTCTACCTCTGAACTGGCGAGTTCTTTTCCGGCTCCGCCCGGTAGTGCCGGTATCGCTAAAACGCCTGCTGGTTATCTCTATCTTCCCGAAAAAGCTGTAAAAGAAGATTTTGCTCAGGACGTACCGTCTGAGACACAGCGGCTCATTACCGTTACCCAGGGGCCGATAAAAGCCTCGGCGTTTGATGAAAAAATCACTCAACCGGCATGGAAAACAAAGCCTGTCTGGTATCTGGTGAGCAGTGAGGATCGAATGATCAACCCGGACCTTGAGCGGTCAATGGCGAAATCGGTGAACGCAAAAATTGAAGAGGTAAAAGCCAGCCATGTATCCATGATAAGTCAGCCAGACAGCGTGGCTAAAATTATCTTGCAGGCGGCTGACGGCAAAGCGCCTAAATCCTGA